A part of Miscanthus floridulus cultivar M001 chromosome 6, ASM1932011v1, whole genome shotgun sequence genomic DNA contains:
- the LOC136461887 gene encoding CDP-diacylglycerol--serine O-phosphatidyltransferase 1-like, with the protein MGVNGHHEPRRGCNGTVCNGSVRPLDHFGDVDPWTAWAYKPRTISLLLMGTCFLIWASGALDPERSSSADRVSSVKRGVFAMIAVFLAYSFLQAPSTVLIRPHPAIWRLVHGMAVVYLVALTFLLFQTRDDARQFMKYLHPDLGVELPERSYGTDCRIYVPDHPKSRFNNVYEIIFDEFVIAHILGWWGKAIMIRNQPLLWVLSIGFELMELTFRHMLPNFNECWWDSIVLDILICNWFGIWAGMKTVRYFDGRTYEWVGLSRQPNIISKVKRMLGQFTPAHWDKDEWHPTRGPWRFIQVLSLCVVFMAVELSTFFLKFCLWIPPRNPLIVYRLVLWWLIAIPTIREYNTYLQDSKPFKKVGSFCWLSLAICIVELLICIKFGHGLFPKSMPSWLITFWSAVALLLVLFVWTWKYRTMIRKRI; encoded by the exons ATGGGGGTCAATGGTCATCACGAACCTCGCAGAGGATGTAATGGCACCGTCTGCAATGGTAGTGTAAGACCACTCGATCATTTTGGTGATGTGGATCCATGGACGGCATGGGCATACAAGCCTCGAACAATCTCGCTCTTGCTGATGGGAACGTGCTTTTTAAT TTGGGCAAGTGGTGCTCTCGATCCAGAAAGGAGCTCTTCTGCTGATCGTGTTTCGTCAGTCAAGAG GGGTGTATTCGCAATGATTGCTGTTTTTTTGGCTTACTCTTTTCTTCAGGCACCTTCAAC CGTACTCATTAGACCACATCCTGCCATTTGGAGGCTAGTTCATGGGATGGCAGTTGTTTACCTTGTCGCCCTCACTTTCTTGCTTTTCCAG ACTCGTGATGATGCTAGGCAATTCATGAAGTATCTTCATCCTGATCTTGGTGTCG AATTGCCCGAAAGATCTTATGGAACTGATTGCCGCATATATGTACCTGATCATCCGAAAAGCAGGTTTAACAATGTTTAT GAGATCATTTTTGATGAGTTTGTTATCGCTCATATCCTTGGATGGTGGGGTAAGGCTATAATGATACGAAACCAACCACTTTTGTGGGTCTTATCAATTGGTTTTGAGTTAATGGAG CTCACTTTTCGTCATATGTTGCCAAATTTCAATGAGTGCTGGTGGGATAGCATTGTCCTAGACATATTGATCTGCAATTGGTTTG GTATTTGGGCTGGAATGAAAACTGTGCGGTACTTTGATGGGAGGACATACGAATGGGTTGGTTTGAGTCGCCAACCCAACATTATCAGTAAG GTAAAAAGGATGCTGGGACAGTTCACACCAGCACATTGGGACAAGGATGAGTGGCACCCTACGCGGGGTCCTTGGAGATTCATCCAAGTGCTGAGCCTTTGTGTTGTTTTCATGGCTGTCGAACTGAGCACATTCTTCCTCAAGTTTTGCCTGTGGATTCCTCCGCGGAACCCCTTGATTGTCTATCGTCTGGTCCTTTGGTGGTTAATTGCGATACCAACCATCCGTGAGTATAACACCTACTTGCAAGACAG CAAACCATTTAAAAAGGTGGGATCCTTCTGTTGGCTTTCCCTGGCTATATGCATTGTGGAGCTCCTAATCTGCATCAAGTTTGGACATG GTCTGTTTCCAAAGTCAATGCCTTCGTGGTTGATCACATTCTGGTCAGCAGTCGCCTTGCTTCTCGTGCTCTTTGTGTGGACATGGAAATACCGAACAATGATAAGGAAAAGGATATAA